From a single Streptomyces liliifuscus genomic region:
- a CDS encoding response regulator, producing the protein MNDRDRERAPIRVLIADDQDMVRTGFRFFLDAQPDITVVAEACDGEEAVTLARRLRPDVCLLDIRMPKLDGLEATRMLAGPDVAAPMRVVVVTTFDLDEYVYGALNSGACGFLLKDSGPTLLAEAVRAAAVGDSLVSPSVTVRLLKHITAAQGRKHGQGRAKEAVATTPASSVPQDPLTERELDVVRLVALGHTNAEIAASLFVSLSTVKTHLTSIQLKLAARNRVEIAAWAWRTGHADGPA; encoded by the coding sequence ATGAACGATCGTGACCGTGAGCGTGCTCCGATCCGTGTGCTGATCGCCGACGACCAGGACATGGTCCGTACGGGATTCCGGTTCTTCCTCGACGCACAGCCGGACATCACCGTGGTGGCCGAGGCCTGCGACGGGGAAGAGGCCGTGACGCTGGCCAGGCGACTGCGGCCCGACGTATGCCTGCTGGACATCCGGATGCCGAAGCTGGACGGGCTGGAGGCCACCCGCATGCTGGCCGGACCGGATGTCGCCGCCCCGATGCGGGTCGTCGTGGTGACCACCTTCGACCTCGACGAGTACGTCTATGGCGCACTGAACAGCGGTGCCTGCGGCTTCCTCCTCAAGGACTCCGGGCCGACCCTGCTCGCCGAGGCCGTCCGCGCCGCGGCGGTCGGCGACTCGTTGGTTTCCCCGTCGGTCACCGTCCGCCTCCTCAAGCACATCACCGCCGCCCAGGGCCGGAAACACGGACAGGGACGGGCGAAGGAGGCAGTGGCTACCACGCCCGCCTCCTCCGTGCCCCAAGATCCCCTGACCGAACGCGAGTTGGACGTCGTACGCCTGGTAGCCCTCGGCCACACCAATGCCGAGATCGCCGCCTCCCTCTTCGTCTCCCTCTCGACCGTGAAGACACACCTCACCAGCATCCAGCTCAAGCTCGCCGCCCGAAACCGCGTCGAGATCGCCGCCTGGGCCTGGCGAACCGGCCACGCCGACGGCCCGGCGTAG
- a CDS encoding glycoside hydrolase family 2 TIM barrel-domain containing protein: MPSQLSPHVSDIAPGRGALRPARSWLHSDTPSRSLNGAWRFRLSPTASVTEDFAADGFVDDGWDSIPVPSHWVLEGDGAYGRPIYTNIQFPFPIDPPHVPDENPTGDYRRHFDVPADWSDAERVVLRFDGVESLFRVWVNGVEIGSASGSRLAHEFDVTSAVRTGDNVVAVRVHQWSAASYVEDQDQWWLPGIFRDVTLIARPAGGIEDVWLRTGFDHGRGSVEAEITADAAAFPVTLCIPELGVEHVWAAPADVAPLDVTGVEPWSAERPRLYDATVSTAAESIALRVGFRTVEIRGDQFLVNGSRVVFHGVNRHETHPERGRVFDEEHAREDLARMKQFNINAIRTSHYPPHPRLLDLADELGFWVVLECDLETHGFEKLDWVGNPSDDPAWRETCLDRIRRTVERDKNHPSIVIWSLGNESGTGGNLAAMSAWVHARDTGRPVHYEGDYTGEYTDIYSRMYASVPETEQIGSDGTRSALLNCTPAQSARQRTKPFLLCEYAHAMGNGPGAFDQYEALVRQYPRLHGGFVWEWRDHGILATAPDGKPYYAYGGDFEEVVHDGNFVMDGMLLSNDVPTPSLHEFKAVVQPVEFVFDGEKVAVTNLRHSADTSDLRFRWRVEHDGIPVASGDLEIPLVAAGESQWASLPQVAVAPDAETWLTIDAALAAPTSWAPEGHVIATAQLDCSARRPVPAVRPQADWRPGDGTLSLGIAEFTGGSLVRLAGRPVTGPRLELFRAPTDNDESPSDGVEESDDSVAGVSSADLWRRDGLDRLTTRRVSVEHTADALRTLDKVSAANSALCVMVESIWSIEDGELELRVEIEPSRGWQTVWPRIGVRFELPDGTAPVDGAQWFGLGPLETYPDSLRAGRTGRFSATVHDLSVDYARPQETGHRSELRRLTLTSGSTEVLHVEVLPDTRGRRPGFTLSRHTPQQIARAAHPFELGDSTTSHLIVDAAQHGLGSRTCGPDVWPEFALRPESRTIRLRISEG; encoded by the coding sequence TTGCCCAGCCAGCTCTCCCCCCATGTTTCCGACATCGCGCCAGGCCGTGGAGCACTGCGCCCGGCGCGCTCGTGGCTGCACTCCGACACACCCTCGCGTTCACTGAACGGGGCCTGGCGGTTCCGGCTGTCCCCCACGGCGTCGGTGACGGAGGACTTCGCGGCCGACGGCTTCGTCGACGACGGCTGGGACAGCATCCCCGTGCCCTCCCACTGGGTGCTGGAGGGTGACGGGGCCTACGGCCGGCCGATCTACACGAACATCCAGTTCCCGTTCCCGATCGACCCGCCCCACGTCCCGGACGAGAACCCGACCGGCGACTACCGCCGCCACTTCGACGTCCCCGCCGACTGGTCGGACGCCGAACGCGTGGTGCTGCGCTTCGACGGCGTCGAGTCGCTCTTCCGAGTGTGGGTCAACGGCGTCGAGATCGGCAGCGCGAGCGGTAGCCGGCTCGCCCACGAGTTCGACGTGACCTCCGCGGTGCGCACGGGCGACAACGTCGTCGCCGTACGGGTCCACCAGTGGTCGGCGGCCAGCTACGTCGAGGACCAGGACCAGTGGTGGCTGCCGGGCATCTTCCGCGACGTCACCCTGATCGCCCGGCCCGCCGGAGGCATCGAGGACGTCTGGCTGCGGACCGGCTTCGACCACGGGCGCGGAAGCGTGGAAGCGGAGATCACCGCCGACGCGGCCGCGTTCCCGGTCACCCTGTGCATCCCCGAACTCGGTGTGGAGCACGTCTGGGCCGCACCTGCCGACGTGGCTCCCCTCGATGTCACCGGAGTGGAGCCCTGGTCGGCCGAGCGGCCCCGCCTGTACGACGCCACCGTGTCCACGGCCGCGGAGAGCATCGCGCTGCGGGTGGGCTTCCGTACGGTCGAGATCCGCGGCGACCAGTTCCTGGTCAACGGCAGCCGTGTCGTCTTCCACGGGGTGAACCGTCATGAGACGCATCCCGAGCGTGGCCGAGTCTTCGACGAGGAGCACGCCCGCGAGGACCTGGCGCGTATGAAGCAGTTCAACATCAACGCCATCCGCACCAGCCACTACCCGCCGCATCCCCGGCTGCTCGACCTTGCCGACGAACTCGGCTTCTGGGTGGTCCTCGAATGCGATCTGGAGACGCACGGCTTCGAGAAGCTCGACTGGGTCGGCAACCCGAGTGACGACCCGGCGTGGCGCGAGACGTGTCTGGACCGCATCCGGCGCACCGTCGAACGGGACAAGAACCATCCCAGCATCGTGATCTGGTCGCTCGGCAACGAATCGGGGACCGGCGGCAACCTGGCCGCCATGTCGGCGTGGGTCCACGCCCGCGACACCGGCCGCCCCGTGCACTACGAAGGCGACTACACCGGCGAGTACACCGACATCTACTCGCGCATGTACGCGTCGGTGCCGGAGACCGAGCAGATCGGCTCCGACGGCACACGCTCGGCACTGCTGAACTGCACTCCCGCGCAGAGCGCCAGGCAGCGCACCAAGCCGTTCCTGCTGTGCGAGTACGCGCACGCGATGGGCAACGGGCCGGGCGCGTTCGACCAGTACGAGGCACTCGTGCGCCAGTATCCGCGGCTGCACGGCGGCTTCGTATGGGAGTGGCGCGATCACGGCATCCTCGCCACGGCCCCGGACGGGAAGCCCTACTACGCCTACGGCGGCGACTTCGAAGAGGTCGTGCACGACGGCAACTTCGTGATGGACGGCATGCTGTTGAGCAACGACGTCCCCACCCCCAGCCTCCACGAGTTCAAGGCGGTCGTGCAGCCGGTCGAGTTCGTCTTCGACGGCGAGAAGGTCGCGGTCACGAACCTGCGGCACTCGGCCGACACGTCCGACCTGCGCTTCCGCTGGCGCGTCGAGCACGACGGAATCCCCGTCGCTTCCGGGGACTTGGAGATTCCCCTCGTCGCCGCGGGCGAGTCGCAGTGGGCGTCGCTGCCCCAGGTCGCCGTCGCTCCCGATGCCGAGACGTGGCTCACGATCGATGCGGCGCTGGCAGCGCCAACTTCTTGGGCCCCTGAGGGACATGTGATCGCGACGGCCCAACTGGACTGCTCGGCACGGCGTCCCGTGCCCGCGGTCCGGCCACAGGCCGACTGGCGACCGGGCGACGGAACCCTGTCGCTCGGAATCGCCGAGTTCACCGGCGGATCTCTCGTGCGTCTCGCCGGCCGCCCCGTGACGGGGCCGCGTCTGGAGCTGTTCCGCGCGCCGACCGACAACGACGAAAGCCCGTCCGACGGGGTCGAGGAGAGCGACGACAGCGTCGCCGGGGTGTCCAGCGCCGACCTGTGGCGTCGCGACGGCCTCGACCGGCTGACCACACGGCGCGTCTCCGTGGAGCACACCGCGGACGCCCTGCGCACCCTCGACAAGGTCTCCGCGGCGAACTCCGCGCTGTGCGTGATGGTGGAGTCCATCTGGTCGATCGAAGACGGCGAGCTGGAACTGCGCGTGGAGATCGAACCCTCGCGTGGCTGGCAGACAGTGTGGCCCCGGATCGGGGTCCGCTTCGAACTGCCCGACGGTACGGCTCCCGTCGACGGGGCCCAGTGGTTCGGCCTGGGTCCGCTGGAGACCTACCCCGACAGTCTCCGCGCGGGCCGCACCGGCCGCTTCTCCGCCACGGTCCACGACCTCTCGGTCGACTACGCACGCCCCCAGGAGACCGGACACCGCTCGGAACTGCGCCGGCTGACACTGACGAGCGGCTCCACCGAGGTGCTGCACGTCGAGGTGCTTCCCGACACCCGGGGGCGTCGCCCCGGCTTCACCCTCAGCCGCCACACCCCCCAGCAGATCGCCCGCGCCGCGCACCCCTTCGAACTCGGCGACTCGACGACGAGTCATCTGATCGTCGACGCGGCCCAGCACGGTCTCGGCTCGCGGACGTGCGGACCGGACGTCTGGCCCGAGTTCGCGCTGCGCCCCGAGTCGCGCACGATCAGGCTGCGTATCTCGGAGGGATAG
- a CDS encoding ABC transporter ATP-binding protein, which produces MGTVLSGLGLVKKYASATALAGVDVAVGERESLAIMGPSGSGKSTLLHTLAGIIRPDDGQVLLRGERIDHWGENRLSALRRRRFGFVFQSGQLLPELPAEENVALPLMLEGMLRKHAVARARRWFAPLGLEGLEQRRPGQLSGGQAQRVAIARALVAEPDVVFADEPTGALDQSTGEEVVRLLTSVTREQGASLVMVTHDADVAAHCDRILQVRDGRVHGHIQYTTAP; this is translated from the coding sequence ATGGGCACCGTCCTGTCCGGGCTCGGCCTGGTCAAAAAGTACGCGTCCGCCACGGCACTCGCCGGAGTCGACGTGGCAGTCGGCGAGCGCGAGTCGCTGGCCATCATGGGCCCCTCCGGGTCCGGCAAGTCCACGCTCCTGCACACCCTCGCCGGGATCATCCGCCCGGACGACGGGCAGGTCCTGCTGCGCGGCGAACGCATCGACCACTGGGGCGAGAACCGGCTCAGCGCGCTGCGGCGCCGACGCTTCGGATTCGTCTTCCAGTCCGGCCAACTGCTTCCCGAACTGCCGGCCGAGGAGAACGTCGCCCTGCCGTTGATGCTGGAGGGCATGCTCCGCAAGCACGCCGTCGCACGGGCCCGCCGCTGGTTCGCCCCGCTCGGCCTGGAAGGTCTGGAACAGCGCCGCCCCGGGCAGCTGTCCGGTGGGCAGGCCCAACGGGTGGCGATCGCCCGCGCGCTGGTGGCCGAACCGGACGTGGTCTTCGCCGACGAACCGACCGGCGCGCTGGACCAGTCCACCGGCGAGGAGGTCGTCCGGCTGCTCACCTCCGTCACCCGCGAGCAGGGCGCCTCCCTGGTCATGGTCACCCACGACGCCGATGTCGCCGCCCACTGCGACCGCATCCTCCAGGTCCGCGACGGCCGCGTGCACGGCCACATCCAGTACACGACAGCGCCCTGA
- a CDS encoding maleylpyruvate isomerase family mycothiol-dependent enzyme, translating to MSPRPDDVSNPSWLGKPIDVRLLFEPELASLLDVLRGLRRNEWSKPAVPGWTVHDLAAHILGDLHGRLGWSTEGHQRTMAAGETLEAFIHRVNQEWIDLHTDHSPAELIEALELAGTQAACQFEGADLDSTGLGVSWAGTDPAPMWLDLAREFTEYWTHRQQIRHATGRDTDPEPNALSVVLDTFMRALPHTLRHTPAPAGTQLQVVIGEPAAVTWTVTATADRWSLAAAPRGRPAASVRLDPETAWRLCTRGIDPSTALARVRISGERRIAEAACQIVSIVY from the coding sequence ATGAGTCCTCGGCCCGACGACGTATCCAACCCCTCCTGGCTGGGCAAGCCGATCGACGTTCGCCTGCTGTTCGAGCCAGAGCTGGCTTCGCTCCTCGACGTGCTACGCGGTCTGCGGCGCAATGAGTGGAGCAAGCCCGCGGTCCCGGGCTGGACAGTGCACGACCTTGCCGCCCACATCCTCGGTGACCTCCACGGCCGTCTCGGCTGGAGCACAGAGGGCCATCAGCGCACCATGGCGGCTGGAGAGACGCTGGAAGCGTTCATCCACCGGGTCAACCAGGAATGGATAGACCTCCACACCGATCACAGCCCCGCCGAGCTCATCGAGGCTCTGGAACTGGCCGGGACCCAGGCCGCCTGTCAATTCGAGGGCGCCGACCTCGACTCAACGGGCCTGGGAGTGTCCTGGGCAGGGACCGACCCGGCGCCCATGTGGCTGGATCTCGCCCGGGAGTTCACCGAGTACTGGACCCACCGCCAGCAGATCCGCCACGCCACCGGCCGAGACACCGACCCGGAGCCCAACGCCCTGTCCGTGGTCCTGGACACCTTCATGAGGGCCTTGCCCCACACGCTGCGTCACACGCCCGCGCCCGCTGGGACACAACTCCAGGTGGTCATCGGTGAGCCGGCCGCCGTCACTTGGACCGTGACCGCCACCGCGGACCGCTGGTCACTGGCCGCGGCACCCCGCGGGCGGCCAGCCGCATCAGTGCGGCTGGACCCAGAAACCGCCTGGCGACTCTGCACCCGTGGCATTGATCCTTCCACTGCCCTTGCCCGAGTCCGCATCAGCGGCGAGCGCCGGATTGCCGAAGCTGCCTGCCAGATCGTGTCCATCGTCTACTGA
- a CDS encoding DUF6479 family protein, translating into MFASQTLAAQGSASFFLIVAGFVVVALLIGAFWYGTRRAANRKTPGARPAGHGPEAAPRQGSWTTPDESGDGQTRR; encoded by the coding sequence ATGTTTGCTTCCCAGACCCTCGCGGCCCAAGGCTCGGCATCGTTCTTCCTGATCGTCGCCGGGTTTGTGGTTGTCGCCCTCCTGATCGGCGCGTTCTGGTACGGCACCCGTCGCGCGGCGAACCGCAAGACTCCAGGCGCCCGTCCCGCAGGCCATGGGCCAGAGGCGGCGCCGCGGCAGGGCTCCTGGACGACGCCCGACGAGAGCGGTGATGGGCAGACGCGTCGTTGA
- a CDS encoding sensor histidine kinase → MNLKPPVDDPAAPRARRQSCLRAVGITVLVLLALTDLVITANDGGALRPLLVVLPLGLAAVLWPAARQPAWLTPQLRTAVPAGVSLVITAVAAPTGRLEEFGPGESAILLCLLLVAVRGCPPRWVVACSVLDGVAVVVLPLRMIRSSLGDSGTAGMTGAVLVLVLLVAIMAGLGGYLRVLDHRRGVAVTETRRSERLAMAADLHDFVAHHVTGILVQTQMARMMAVTEPENLDPVLAGIQNAATEALSSMRRTVGILREGPQDLAAPEPVDRHPAADLSSLVDLVEGFGGFVGPKAVLLRDPSVPADLPHEVQAAAHRVVQEALTNVRRHAADAAEVTVGLTYEDGMLRVLVRDDGRGGTQMPHAARGGGFGIVGLTERVTALGGVLHTGPRPDVGWEVMALLPTVATSTRRLAL, encoded by the coding sequence GTGAACCTCAAGCCTCCGGTCGACGACCCCGCCGCGCCCCGTGCCCGCAGACAGAGCTGTCTGCGGGCGGTCGGCATCACCGTGCTGGTCCTGCTGGCCCTCACGGATCTGGTGATCACAGCCAACGACGGCGGCGCCCTGCGGCCGTTGTTGGTGGTGCTGCCGCTCGGTCTCGCCGCCGTGCTCTGGCCAGCCGCGCGTCAGCCGGCCTGGCTCACCCCTCAGCTGCGTACGGCCGTACCCGCGGGCGTCTCCCTGGTGATCACGGCCGTGGCCGCCCCGACCGGCCGGCTGGAGGAGTTCGGGCCCGGTGAGAGTGCGATCCTGCTCTGCCTGTTGCTGGTCGCCGTCCGCGGCTGCCCGCCGCGCTGGGTGGTCGCGTGCTCCGTACTGGACGGCGTGGCCGTGGTCGTGCTGCCGCTGCGCATGATCCGCAGCTCCCTCGGTGACAGCGGCACGGCGGGCATGACCGGGGCTGTCCTGGTGCTCGTGCTGCTGGTCGCCATCATGGCGGGGCTCGGCGGCTATCTGCGGGTCCTGGACCACCGGCGCGGTGTCGCGGTCACCGAGACCCGCCGCTCCGAACGCCTCGCCATGGCGGCCGATCTGCACGACTTCGTAGCGCACCACGTCACCGGCATCCTGGTCCAGACACAGATGGCCCGCATGATGGCCGTCACCGAACCCGAGAACCTGGACCCGGTCCTGGCAGGCATCCAGAACGCCGCCACCGAGGCGCTCTCCTCGATGCGCCGCACGGTCGGCATCCTGCGTGAGGGCCCGCAGGACCTGGCCGCTCCGGAGCCGGTCGACCGGCATCCGGCGGCCGATCTGTCGTCGCTCGTGGACCTGGTCGAGGGCTTCGGCGGTTTCGTCGGCCCGAAAGCCGTGCTGCTCCGTGATCCCTCGGTGCCCGCAGACCTGCCGCACGAGGTGCAGGCCGCCGCGCACCGCGTGGTCCAGGAGGCGCTGACAAACGTACGCCGTCACGCGGCCGACGCCGCCGAGGTCACCGTCGGCCTGACGTACGAGGACGGCATGCTGCGGGTGCTGGTGCGCGACGACGGCCGTGGCGGCACGCAGATGCCGCATGCCGCCCGTGGCGGCGGCTTCGGCATCGTCGGTCTCACCGAACGCGTCACCGCCCTCGGCGGCGTACTGCACACCGGCCCTCGCCCGGACGTCGGCTGGGAGGTCATGGCCCTGCTCCCCACGGTGGCGACGAGCACGAGGCGACTCGCCCTCTGA
- a CDS encoding alpha/beta fold hydrolase, whose amino-acid sequence MESVSVGGGVRIAYERCGAGRPVVLVGGTGMPPVAWELCGLRGALVDAGFEVVTYAARGVAPSDAPPAPYTVEALAADLAGLLDALDLTAVTVIGYSLGSFTAELLARTRPDLVRAAVLLAGAGPLTAVLDAFLQAGNELASATGHVPPAFTKLQTLLTSLSPEVLREDEEQVRTWLELLDAQESVWASAEGATGQWAASGRWVRDGHRMSALADIHQPVLVAAFEHDLYFPVRSGKAAVEVLPRGEFVAIPGAAHAGLLTHPKETTEALLGFLART is encoded by the coding sequence ATGGAGTCGGTGTCGGTCGGTGGTGGGGTGCGGATCGCGTACGAGCGTTGTGGGGCCGGGCGGCCGGTTGTCCTCGTAGGGGGTACCGGGATGCCGCCGGTCGCATGGGAACTGTGCGGCCTGCGCGGCGCGTTGGTCGACGCGGGCTTCGAGGTGGTGACGTATGCCGCGCGTGGGGTGGCACCTTCCGACGCACCGCCTGCCCCGTACACGGTCGAGGCCCTCGCCGCGGACCTGGCCGGCCTGCTGGACGCACTGGACCTGACCGCTGTCACGGTCATCGGCTACTCGCTCGGCAGCTTCACCGCCGAACTTCTGGCCCGTACCCGCCCGGATCTGGTGCGCGCGGCGGTGCTTCTGGCCGGTGCCGGGCCGCTGACGGCAGTGCTGGACGCCTTCCTGCAGGCGGGGAACGAACTGGCCTCGGCCACCGGTCATGTGCCTCCGGCGTTCACGAAACTGCAGACCCTGCTGACCTCACTGTCACCGGAGGTACTGCGCGAGGACGAGGAACAGGTGCGCACCTGGCTGGAGTTGCTCGACGCCCAGGAGTCGGTGTGGGCATCGGCCGAGGGAGCGACCGGACAGTGGGCCGCCTCCGGCCGGTGGGTGCGGGACGGGCACCGCATGTCCGCCCTCGCGGACATCCACCAGCCGGTACTCGTCGCGGCGTTCGAGCACGACCTGTACTTCCCGGTGCGGTCCGGAAAGGCCGCGGTCGAGGTGCTTCCCCGGGGAGAGTTCGTCGCGATACCCGGGGCCGCTCACGCGGGTCTGCTGACCCATCCGAAGGAGACCACCGAGGCACTCCTCGGCTTCCTCGCCCGCACCTGA
- a CDS encoding DUF4333 domain-containing protein gives MQRKHLIVIGVTAVALVGGGAGVTYAVSGTQSTTELDSYSTVTVDGHKALSARILDGRIRSKYRPLPWIGRDIGPVSCPSGLKAVTGASLTCTAEADGKRVEIPVSVVKADDTSITWKFER, from the coding sequence ATGCAGCGCAAGCACTTGATCGTCATCGGCGTCACGGCAGTCGCCCTCGTCGGTGGCGGTGCCGGAGTGACGTACGCGGTCAGCGGCACGCAGTCCACCACAGAGCTGGACAGCTACTCCACGGTGACAGTGGACGGCCACAAGGCTCTCAGCGCCCGGATACTCGACGGTCGCATCCGGTCCAAGTACCGGCCGCTGCCCTGGATCGGCCGGGACATCGGCCCGGTGTCCTGCCCGAGCGGGCTGAAGGCGGTGACGGGCGCGTCCCTCACATGCACCGCGGAGGCGGACGGCAAGCGGGTGGAGATCCCGGTGAGCGTCGTCAAGGCCGACGACACGTCGATCACCTGGAAGTTCGAGCGCTGA
- a CDS encoding FtsX-like permease family protein has protein sequence MPSLLPLTWHLARRSGRRGLQSHLLAAGAAAVSALVLLALTAAWLGAGARADRTDWRTPHPDRHGTAIQALATTFVRGEPVTVVNLAHLPGHRVTPAPPGLTAFPKPGQVNLSPALAELMHKLPTNQLADRFPKPSAYGTVGDAGLAAPDELLAVIGRAPSDPTVSKAAGEAVLETGLTGRAVVSDFSGTTSNAFTAQDRDGMLLGVGLLVVPVIVLASAAGRLGAARREQRLAALRLAGATPRQILAMTGAEAAAVGGAGAAAGALAYGALLPALARLPYGIGTWFAGDLWVGAPALLGVVAGGPCSPHSARSARCARWSVHRWASPSSPTRGAPA, from the coding sequence ATGCCCTCCCTCCTGCCACTGACCTGGCACCTGGCCCGCCGCTCCGGGCGCCGCGGCCTGCAGTCCCACCTACTGGCCGCAGGCGCCGCCGCCGTCAGCGCACTCGTGCTGCTGGCCCTGACCGCAGCCTGGCTGGGCGCCGGCGCCCGCGCAGACCGCACCGACTGGCGCACACCGCACCCCGACAGACACGGCACCGCCATCCAGGCCCTGGCCACCACCTTCGTACGCGGCGAACCGGTCACCGTCGTCAACCTCGCCCACCTGCCCGGCCACCGGGTCACCCCCGCCCCGCCGGGCCTGACCGCCTTCCCGAAGCCGGGGCAGGTCAACCTCTCGCCCGCCCTCGCCGAGCTGATGCACAAGCTGCCCACGAACCAGCTCGCCGACCGCTTCCCCAAGCCCTCGGCGTACGGGACGGTCGGTGACGCCGGCCTGGCCGCCCCCGACGAACTCCTCGCCGTGATCGGCCGTGCTCCCTCCGACCCCACGGTGTCCAAGGCCGCGGGCGAGGCCGTCCTGGAAACCGGTCTGACCGGCCGGGCCGTCGTCTCCGATTTCTCCGGCACCACCTCGAACGCGTTCACCGCCCAGGACAGGGACGGCATGCTGCTGGGCGTCGGTCTGCTCGTCGTGCCGGTGATCGTGCTGGCCAGCGCCGCCGGGCGGCTCGGCGCCGCCCGCCGCGAACAGCGGCTCGCCGCCCTGCGGTTGGCCGGCGCCACGCCCCGGCAGATCCTCGCGATGACCGGAGCCGAGGCGGCGGCCGTCGGCGGGGCGGGAGCGGCCGCGGGCGCCCTCGCCTACGGCGCGCTGCTGCCCGCCCTGGCCCGCCTCCCGTACGGCATCGGCACCTGGTTCGCCGGTGACCTGTGGGTCGGGGCACCCGCCCTCCTCGGCGTCGTCGCCGGGGGGCCCTGCTCACCGCACTCAGCGCGGTCAGCGCGCTGCGCGAGGTGGTCCGTTCACCGCTGGGCGTCGCCCAGCAGTCCGACCCGCGGCGCACCCGCATGA